From the genome of Candidatus Thermoplasmatota archaeon:
TTTGTTCAGTCGTGAAATTCAACATGCCTGGTATGAAGAAGGATTCAGCCATTTCTCATACCCCCGTTTTTTTGCCTAGCATATCGCAGGTAATAACCAGACTTTCGGCGTGGCTTTTTGTCTCGCCCACGTTTGCCGACATTTCGGGCGTGTTTCAATCCCTCTTTCGTTCGTTCTGATATAATATCTCTCTCGAACTGGGCAAATGAAGCCATAACGTTGAATTGAAGCATACCGCTTGCAGAAGAGAGGTCTATGCTATCTGTGAGAGATATAAATTTAACTCCTCTCTCATACAAGGTGGTCACTTCCCTCAACAATTCCTGGACACTTCTAGCCCATCGGTCAATCTTCCACACTACAACAGCTTCAAATTCCTTCTTTAAGAGCCGTTGATATAGCTGATATTTGATTGGGCGTGTCTTTCGTGTGCTTTCTTTCTCAACGAACAGCTCATAATCCCATCCCTCCCGCTCTGCTTTCTCAATCAATGCCTTCTTCTGCATCTCTGGATTTTGGTCTTGCGTAGATACTCTGGAATATAATGCCACCTTATCATTCATGGCTGCACCCTCAAAATTTCAGAATAATCTATTTCTTTACCATTAAAATCCTGGTAATCCGATAACCTTTCTTCGCATTCCATCAAATATTCTTCCTTATCAATGTCATCGGGTATAGAAATAAGATTGCTGCCACCACTCCATTTTATTTTGCAAATCGGGCAATAGAACCAATCTTCATAGCCCCATATACCAGCTAAACTAGCATGATAATTTTCATGCTCGGGATACAAGCAATGCCCGAAATACGACTTACCCTCGTCCATGAAAACTCCCAAATTAAGGTTATTCATGCTTCCACCTCCTTGTAGACCTTCTCAAAATGTGCTTGTATCCTAGGGATATCTATCCTCAGAATCCCCGTCTTTTGCCATATTGCCTCCCTAAAGCGTAACATGAAAAATAGAATATTGTACCCTTAACATAAAGTGGGGGGTCGGGGGTTACTTTGGTGTTGTATCTGTTAGAATTGTGGGGGGTTACTTTGGGGGTTAATCGGGTCTAATTGTATTCATTTCTCACGAAATTCTAGATGAAATGTTTGTTCCAATTTTTCTCTTTTTCTTCTTTATATTTATTAAAAAATTTCCATGCTTGTTCCCTTATTTTAGTAGTTGGATATGTTAACTACGCCAATTCCTAAAACTTGTTTCTTTTTCGAAGTAATTGGCAGTCCTGTTCATCGCTTCTCTAACTGTTTCAAAATTGCTATTCTGTAGGATATCTTTATCATA
Proteins encoded in this window:
- a CDS encoding recombinase family protein, giving the protein MNDKVALYSRVSTQDQNPEMQKKALIEKAEREGWDYELFVEKESTRKTRPIKYQLYQRLLKKEFEAVVVWKIDRWARSVQELLREVTTLYERGVKFISLTDSIDLSSASGMLQFNVMASFAQFERDIISERTKEGLKHARNVGKRGRDKKPRRKSGYYLRYARQKNGGMRNG